A genome region from Coraliomargarita parva includes the following:
- the typA gene encoding translational GTPase TypA: protein MNAAHIRNIAIIAHVDHGKTTLVDCLLKQSGTFRENQATEERMMDSMDLEREKGITIKAKNTAIKWANPKDGITYTINIVDTPGHADFGAEVERVMKMVDGVLLLTDAVGGPQAQTRWVLRKALDAGLKTICVINKVDRETARPDWVHDKVLELFLDLDADEDQFNAPFLYASAKNGFADREADGPRENMQDLFGTIIERIPPPVIEEGDFRMLVSNIDWDDYVGRMAIGRVLSGTVAQGQNIHALRKDGRKERIKITKMKTFTGLATDDVAEAVAGDIVGIAGFDEIDIGDTLSLTPDAEAMPFVEIDPATVQMEFSVNNGPLAGKDGKKVTSRQIRDRLIRETQSNISISVEDTDEGTRFLVNARGAMQIAVLVETMRREGFEVLVSRPTVLYKTIDGTRCEPFEQVWVEVPEDQLGGVMENLSKRKAKVTNMEHHNAGVTVEAEAPTRGLIGFESDLVTMTSGHGVMSHSFLEYRPFCGEITTRQTGTLVSMELGKAMPYALDMIQNRGKLFIAPGEEVYGGMIVGENPRKEDMPVNPAKAKHLDNMRASGSDKGIQLAPPVQFSLERAIEYIAADELVEATPNHLRLRKRILDENTRRKLAKAAKA from the coding sequence ATGAACGCCGCACACATCCGAAACATCGCCATTATTGCCCACGTTGACCACGGCAAGACCACCCTCGTGGACTGCCTGCTCAAGCAGAGCGGCACATTCCGCGAAAACCAGGCCACCGAGGAGCGCATGATGGACTCCATGGACCTCGAACGCGAAAAGGGCATCACCATCAAGGCCAAGAATACGGCGATCAAGTGGGCGAACCCCAAGGACGGGATTACCTACACCATTAATATCGTCGACACCCCGGGGCACGCTGACTTCGGCGCCGAAGTCGAGCGGGTGATGAAGATGGTCGACGGTGTGTTACTGCTGACCGATGCCGTTGGAGGCCCCCAGGCCCAGACCCGCTGGGTGCTCCGCAAGGCCCTCGATGCCGGACTCAAGACGATTTGTGTGATCAACAAGGTCGACCGCGAAACCGCACGCCCGGACTGGGTGCATGACAAGGTGCTCGAACTCTTCCTCGATCTGGACGCCGACGAGGACCAATTCAACGCCCCGTTCCTCTACGCCTCCGCCAAGAACGGATTTGCCGACCGCGAAGCAGACGGCCCCCGCGAAAACATGCAGGATCTCTTCGGGACGATCATCGAGCGCATTCCGCCGCCGGTCATCGAGGAAGGTGACTTCCGCATGCTCGTCTCCAACATCGACTGGGACGATTACGTCGGTCGTATGGCCATCGGCCGTGTGCTCTCCGGTACGGTCGCGCAGGGTCAAAACATCCACGCCCTCCGCAAGGATGGGCGTAAGGAACGCATCAAGATCACCAAGATGAAGACCTTTACCGGGCTCGCCACCGACGATGTGGCCGAGGCCGTGGCCGGTGACATTGTCGGCATCGCCGGCTTCGACGAAATCGATATCGGTGACACTTTGTCGCTCACACCCGATGCCGAGGCGATGCCATTTGTCGAGATCGACCCCGCTACGGTGCAGATGGAGTTCTCCGTGAACAATGGCCCGCTCGCCGGCAAAGACGGAAAGAAGGTCACCTCACGCCAGATCCGCGACCGCCTCATCCGTGAAACCCAGTCGAACATTTCCATCTCCGTGGAAGACACCGACGAGGGCACCCGTTTCCTCGTCAACGCCCGGGGCGCCATGCAAATCGCCGTCTTGGTCGAAACCATGCGCCGCGAGGGCTTCGAGGTGCTGGTTTCCCGCCCGACCGTGCTGTACAAGACGATCGACGGCACCCGCTGCGAGCCCTTCGAACAGGTCTGGGTCGAAGTACCGGAAGACCAACTCGGCGGCGTGATGGAAAACTTGTCCAAGCGCAAGGCCAAGGTCACCAACATGGAGCACCACAACGCGGGTGTCACGGTCGAGGCCGAAGCCCCGACCCGCGGCCTGATCGGCTTCGAGAGCGACCTCGTCACCATGACCTCCGGCCACGGAGTGATGAGCCACTCATTCCTCGAGTACCGTCCCTTCTGCGGCGAAATCACCACTCGTCAAACCGGCACCCTGGTGAGCATGGAACTCGGCAAGGCCATGCCCTACGCGCTCGACATGATCCAGAACCGCGGCAAGCTCTTCATCGCCCCCGGCGAGGAAGTCTACGGCGGCATGATTGTCGGTGAAAACCCGCGCAAGGAAGACATGCCGGTCAACCCGGCCAAGGCCAAGCATCTCGACAACATGCGTGCCTCCGGTTCGGACAAAGGCATCCAGCTCGCCCCCCCGGTACAGTTCTCCCTGGAACGTGCGATCGAATACATCGCCGCCGACGAACTGGTCGAGGCCACACCGAACCATCTGCGCCTGCGCAAGCGCATCCTCGACGAGAATACGCGCCGCAAGCTCGCAAAGGCCGCCAAGGCCTAA
- a CDS encoding phospholipase D-like domain-containing protein, whose product MKKLFWIGVGAVLGVFLLPYVLIRQPEMPSGTSQRSPEYGYDSARLLVDRTLWDSKGQRHLLEHEIFRSILSEIEKADTFIIADFFLWNPWKGAVGEDTELRGLSSELAQALIEKRIKNPDMPILVITDPINRVYGEDYPVFYGRMSQAGIPVIFTDLERLPDSNRIYGPQAKFWGHFFQPDTGPDAMRYFPNPFNPDGPRLSVGQLSSLLYFKANHRKVLVTGRNGGRFRALVGSFNPADGSANHSNVAALVEGPVAAYAGRSEMAIAGWSTGSGENSQMPEEHFRKTLSQLDVILPQADELGTVRTGAPSVSWFSEGQVREALVDVLGQCGAGARIDIGLFYFSDRKVVSALREAVERGSRLRLLLDANRDAFGREKSGIPNRQVAAELMQLASTHEIEVRWASTHGEQYHAKVLRVSGAGLDLICLGSSNWTRRNIGDSNLEANLLFRRAGSLGEAYDLYFDKVWNNTDGYTESQPYEEWAESGWTLRWKTWLYRFQEWSGASTF is encoded by the coding sequence ATGAAGAAACTTTTCTGGATTGGAGTCGGGGCGGTGCTTGGGGTCTTCCTGCTGCCTTATGTTCTGATTCGTCAGCCTGAAATGCCGTCCGGAACCAGCCAGCGCAGTCCCGAGTACGGCTATGACTCCGCGCGCCTGCTGGTAGACCGTACGCTCTGGGACTCGAAGGGCCAACGCCATTTGCTGGAGCATGAGATCTTTCGCTCGATCCTGTCTGAAATCGAGAAGGCGGATACCTTCATTATCGCCGATTTCTTTCTCTGGAACCCATGGAAGGGCGCGGTCGGGGAAGATACGGAATTGCGCGGGTTATCGAGCGAGCTGGCGCAGGCATTGATCGAAAAGCGTATCAAGAATCCGGATATGCCGATTCTGGTGATTACCGACCCGATCAACCGTGTCTACGGGGAGGACTACCCCGTCTTTTACGGACGCATGTCGCAAGCCGGCATCCCTGTGATTTTTACGGATCTGGAACGGTTGCCGGACTCAAACCGAATCTACGGGCCGCAGGCTAAGTTTTGGGGGCACTTCTTCCAGCCGGACACGGGGCCCGATGCGATGCGCTATTTCCCGAACCCTTTCAATCCCGACGGGCCGCGTCTGTCGGTGGGGCAGCTGTCCAGCCTCTTGTATTTCAAGGCCAATCATCGCAAGGTTCTGGTGACCGGACGCAACGGTGGGCGTTTTCGTGCCTTGGTCGGCAGTTTCAATCCGGCGGACGGCAGCGCCAATCACTCCAATGTAGCGGCATTGGTGGAGGGTCCGGTGGCGGCCTACGCAGGTCGCTCCGAGATGGCGATTGCAGGATGGTCGACAGGCTCTGGGGAAAATTCACAGATGCCGGAGGAGCATTTCCGCAAAACGCTGTCGCAGTTGGACGTGATTCTGCCGCAGGCGGATGAGCTTGGCACTGTCCGTACCGGGGCGCCTTCGGTCAGCTGGTTCAGCGAAGGGCAGGTGCGTGAAGCCCTCGTAGATGTGCTGGGGCAGTGTGGGGCAGGTGCCCGTATTGATATCGGGCTGTTCTATTTTTCGGACCGGAAAGTTGTTTCGGCCTTGCGCGAGGCGGTCGAGCGCGGGAGCCGGTTGCGTCTGTTGCTGGATGCGAACCGAGACGCTTTTGGCCGCGAAAAAAGCGGGATTCCGAACCGTCAGGTAGCCGCGGAACTGATGCAGTTGGCATCCACGCACGAGATCGAGGTGCGCTGGGCGTCGACCCATGGCGAGCAATACCATGCCAAGGTACTGCGTGTTTCCGGGGCGGGGCTGGACCTGATCTGTCTGGGCTCCTCGAACTGGACACGACGCAATATCGGGGACAGCAACCTCGAAGCGAACCTGCTCTTCCGCCGGGCAGGTTCACTGGGGGAGGCCTACGACCTGTATTTTGACAAGGTATGGAACAATACCGACGGCTACACCGAGAGCCAGCCCTACGAGGAATGGGCCGAATCCGGATGGACGCTGCGTTGGAAGACTTGGCTCTACCGCTTCCAGGAGTGGAGCGGCGCGTCTACATTTTAG
- a CDS encoding tetratricopeptide repeat protein, whose translation MPRLRKLQPPITILSTVLLLALWSGCDEGNNSGYRATGPGPNPDDPFPFSHAPVQIAKYGPDSCLPCHEQAVLDWRKSHHAKANRRVSTAKDRAAFTPTRTVEESGVIYELSEAENKFWLTVVKPDGTREPHELVGVIGETPLRQYLTRFEGNKLQTISASYDVLEDEWFDVYAGENRMPGEWGHWASQGMNWNANCAYCHTTHYEKGFLYGADHYESTWIQQGIACAECHTGLDVHVEASARKDYVTGLTKLTKEQTTENCASCHARRDQLTADAFVPGDHFHDHFDLSLPDQPGLYYADGQILDEDFVYGSFQMSRMAHKGVQCMDCHSPHSMEPILPIDNNMLCMRCHEGGVLEAPIIQPQTHSFHAADSTGNLCVNCHMPKTKYMQVDPRADHGFHLPDPLMTRELGIPNACSGCHEDKGLDWNIDWSEKWYGEKLADSRQRARARAVSAAYQADPEAAGQLLALCEAEDIPAWRAIYAGLLANYLPREDVRLQLEALSRDADPMVRSRAIRGLARVDSQESRLKDSMEDPCRLVRISAARGASIRGMALTQEPAAGEWEGYLAFQSDRPQTLFLLAQQAARAGQADSVEDYVTRAIAMDTANPEMYHQAAILLSSAGLNEQASQTLYKGWDLAPENPIFPYSLGLLAAEANDYEKAISFLQETVSVEPEFYRAWYNLSLAYQKLGRVEEAQKAMQRARGQ comes from the coding sequence ATGCCTCGCCTGAGAAAACTCCAGCCCCCAATAACCATACTTTCGACCGTTCTTTTGTTGGCACTCTGGTCGGGCTGCGACGAAGGAAACAATTCGGGATACCGGGCGACGGGACCGGGACCAAATCCGGATGATCCCTTTCCCTTCTCCCACGCTCCGGTACAAATCGCCAAATACGGGCCGGACTCCTGCCTACCCTGCCATGAGCAGGCCGTGCTGGACTGGCGCAAGAGCCACCACGCCAAAGCGAACAGGCGGGTCTCCACAGCCAAGGATCGCGCGGCCTTTACCCCGACCCGGACCGTCGAGGAATCCGGCGTGATCTACGAACTGTCCGAAGCAGAGAACAAGTTCTGGCTCACCGTCGTCAAGCCGGACGGAACACGAGAACCTCATGAACTGGTCGGCGTGATCGGTGAGACGCCACTACGACAATACCTGACCCGTTTCGAAGGGAACAAGCTGCAGACGATCAGCGCCAGCTACGATGTACTCGAAGACGAATGGTTTGACGTGTATGCCGGGGAAAACCGCATGCCGGGCGAATGGGGCCACTGGGCCAGCCAGGGCATGAACTGGAATGCAAACTGCGCCTACTGCCACACGACCCACTACGAGAAGGGCTTTCTATACGGCGCAGACCACTATGAATCGACATGGATACAGCAGGGAATCGCCTGCGCGGAATGCCACACAGGGCTCGACGTACATGTCGAAGCCTCCGCACGGAAAGACTACGTCACGGGACTGACCAAGCTGACGAAGGAACAAACCACCGAGAACTGTGCGAGTTGCCACGCCCGACGCGACCAGCTCACCGCCGATGCCTTTGTGCCGGGTGATCATTTTCACGATCATTTCGACCTGAGCTTGCCGGACCAGCCCGGCTTGTACTATGCCGACGGACAAATTCTCGATGAGGACTTTGTCTATGGCTCCTTCCAGATGAGCCGGATGGCACACAAGGGCGTGCAGTGCATGGACTGCCATAGCCCGCATTCGATGGAGCCCATCCTGCCGATCGACAACAACATGCTTTGCATGCGTTGCCACGAAGGCGGGGTGCTCGAGGCGCCGATCATCCAGCCGCAGACACACAGTTTCCACGCAGCCGACAGCACTGGGAACCTCTGTGTGAACTGCCACATGCCGAAGACCAAGTATATGCAGGTCGATCCGCGGGCCGATCACGGCTTCCACCTTCCGGACCCGCTCATGACCCGCGAGCTGGGCATTCCCAACGCCTGCAGCGGCTGCCATGAAGACAAGGGTCTGGATTGGAACATCGACTGGTCCGAGAAATGGTATGGCGAAAAACTGGCAGACAGCCGACAGCGGGCACGGGCGCGCGCGGTTTCGGCAGCCTATCAGGCAGATCCGGAAGCTGCAGGGCAACTGCTCGCGCTCTGCGAGGCCGAGGACATCCCGGCATGGCGCGCAATTTATGCGGGGCTCCTGGCCAATTACCTGCCTCGGGAAGACGTTCGTCTGCAGCTCGAAGCCTTGAGCCGGGATGCCGATCCCATGGTTCGAAGCCGGGCCATCAGGGGACTGGCAAGAGTGGATAGTCAGGAATCACGATTGAAAGATTCAATGGAAGACCCCTGCCGTCTGGTCCGGATTTCGGCTGCGCGGGGCGCCAGCATACGTGGCATGGCCCTCACACAGGAGCCAGCTGCCGGAGAGTGGGAAGGCTACCTCGCGTTCCAGTCGGACCGCCCGCAGACACTCTTCCTGCTCGCACAGCAGGCGGCTCGAGCCGGTCAGGCGGACTCGGTAGAAGACTATGTCACGCGCGCGATCGCCATGGATACCGCCAACCCGGAAATGTACCATCAGGCCGCGATCCTTTTGAGCAGCGCCGGTCTCAACGAGCAAGCCTCTCAAACACTCTACAAAGGCTGGGATCTGGCTCCGGAGAATCCAATCTTCCCCTACTCCCTGGGACTGCTCGCCGCAGAAGCCAATGATTATGAAAAGGCGATTTCCTTCCTGCAGGAAACGGTCAGTGTGGAGCCTGAATTCTACCGGGCTTGGTACAACCTCTCCCTGGCCTACCAGAAATTAGGACGCGTGGAAGAGGCTCAGAAGGCCATGCAACGTGCGCGTGGCCAATAG
- a CDS encoding RNA polymerase sigma factor: MSAKTESANPEQLLLERVRQGDVAAYNDMVTRYWDRIYARVHQLLKNREDAEEVTQDAFIRAHRGLENFRGDASFSTWLYQIATNLAHNRYWYWFRRKRDQSISLDQPITDDGDMTLENVMPSEGEDPAAATLTHEFVDRVSECMSGLNEKHREVLVLRNVKNLSYEEIAEQLDISVGTVKSRIARARESLRELMGNDFA, encoded by the coding sequence ATGAGCGCTAAGACTGAATCCGCTAATCCCGAACAACTACTGCTTGAACGTGTCCGGCAGGGGGATGTTGCTGCCTATAATGATATGGTAACCCGTTATTGGGACCGTATTTACGCACGTGTTCACCAACTCTTGAAGAACCGTGAGGACGCCGAGGAAGTGACTCAAGACGCCTTTATCCGGGCCCATCGCGGACTGGAGAACTTCCGCGGAGACGCCTCTTTTTCGACCTGGCTGTATCAAATTGCCACGAATCTGGCCCACAACCGGTACTGGTATTGGTTCCGCCGTAAGCGCGACCAGTCCATTTCACTGGACCAGCCGATCACGGATGACGGGGACATGACCTTGGAAAATGTGATGCCGAGCGAGGGCGAGGACCCGGCTGCGGCGACACTGACGCATGAATTTGTCGACCGTGTGTCTGAGTGCATGAGCGGTTTGAACGAGAAGCATCGCGAGGTTTTGGTACTTCGTAATGTGAAGAATCTTTCCTACGAGGAAATTGCCGAGCAGTTGGACATCAGTGTCGGCACCGTGAAGAGTCGAATCGCCCGTGCGCGGGAGAGTCTTCGCGAGTTGATGGGCAATGATTTTGCATGA
- a CDS encoding GIY-YIG nuclease family protein encodes MPPDDFTYVYILQSLQEPTRHYTGCTSDLERRLIKHNKGDVFHTAKYRPWKIETAIRFSSEEKARAFEKYLKSGSGREFARRHL; translated from the coding sequence ATGCCTCCAGACGATTTCACCTACGTTTACATCCTACAAAGTTTGCAGGAGCCAACCAGGCATTACACTGGTTGCACATCAGACTTGGAACGACGCCTGATTAAGCACAATAAGGGCGACGTCTTCCACACCGCTAAATACCGCCCGTGGAAAATTGAAACCGCTATTCGGTTTTCATCGGAAGAAAAAGCTCGAGCCTTCGAAAAATACCTCAAATCGGGCTCAGGCAGGGAATTTGCCAGAAGACACCTATAG
- a CDS encoding GIY-YIG nuclease family protein encodes MPPDDFTYVYILQSLQEPTRHYTGCTSDLERRLIKHNKGDVFHTAKYRPWKIETAIRFSSEEKARAFEKYLKSGSGREFARRHL; translated from the coding sequence ATGCCTCCAGACGATTTCACCTACGTTTACATCCTACAAAGTTTGCAGGAGCCAACCAGGCATTACACTGGTTGCACATCAGACTTGGAACGACGCCTGATTAAGCACAATAAGGGCGACGTCTTCCACACCGCTAAATACCGCCCGTGGAAAATTGAAACCGCTATTCGGTTTTCATCGGAAGAAAAAGCTCGAGCCTTCGAAAAATACCTCAAATCGGGCTCAGGCAGAGAATTTGCCAGAAGACACCTATAG
- a CDS encoding GIY-YIG nuclease family protein, with amino-acid sequence MPPDDFTYVYILQSLQEPTRHYTGCTKDLERRLIKHNKGDVFHTAKYRPWKIETAIRFSSEEKARAFEKYLKSGSGREFARRHL; translated from the coding sequence ATGCCTCCAGACGATTTCACCTACGTTTATATCCTACAAAGTTTGCAGGAGCCAACCAGGCATTACACTGGTTGCACCAAAGATCTCGAACGACGCCTGATTAAGCACAATAAGGGCGACGTCTTCCACACCGCTAAATACCGCCCGTGGAAAATTGAAACCGCTATTCGGTTTTCATCGGAAGAAAAAGCTCGAGCCTTTGAAAAATACCTCAAATCGGGCTCAGGCAGGGAATTTGCCAGAAGACACCTATAG
- a CDS encoding alpha/beta hydrolase, which translates to MEIDLETIIRSEPDAVVPGVRQHSAVPIRVVDGWQQEMWIFEPELQPESPHPALLFFHGGGFAVGHPNSGRDLAQYLALRCGMTTFSASYRLARPHHPTYPKPIEDVAAAWNWVQTYAADWNVDPERLATGGASAGACLSTLSLTKGLLPGVKAHICFWGPIDLIARWYDNGEKPGAERILLGTNYQANPALYHQASALTHVKPGLPPAAFIYGNQDKVVHPRQGRLGEAAWKQCGSHAELHYFDNIGHGIEGDNTASMVQVIERAASFLEEQLIGQ; encoded by the coding sequence ATGGAGATCGACCTAGAAACCATTATCCGCTCCGAACCGGATGCAGTCGTCCCGGGCGTGCGTCAACACAGCGCCGTGCCCATCCGGGTGGTCGACGGCTGGCAACAGGAAATGTGGATATTCGAACCCGAACTGCAGCCTGAATCCCCACATCCCGCCCTCCTCTTCTTCCATGGCGGTGGTTTTGCGGTCGGGCACCCCAACTCAGGCCGGGATTTGGCTCAATACCTGGCCCTTCGCTGTGGCATGACCACATTTTCGGCCAGCTACCGCCTGGCCCGTCCCCACCATCCGACTTATCCAAAGCCTATTGAAGACGTGGCAGCCGCTTGGAACTGGGTCCAGACGTATGCCGCGGATTGGAATGTGGACCCCGAGCGGCTCGCAACAGGCGGCGCCTCTGCCGGCGCCTGCCTCAGCACTTTGTCACTCACAAAGGGCCTACTCCCCGGCGTAAAAGCACACATCTGCTTCTGGGGCCCGATCGACTTGATCGCCAGGTGGTATGACAACGGCGAGAAACCCGGTGCCGAACGCATCCTGTTGGGAACAAACTACCAGGCAAATCCGGCACTCTACCATCAAGCCAGCGCCCTGACTCATGTAAAGCCCGGCCTGCCGCCAGCGGCCTTCATTTACGGGAATCAGGATAAAGTGGTGCATCCCCGCCAGGGACGCTTAGGCGAAGCCGCATGGAAGCAGTGTGGCAGCCACGCGGAACTGCATTATTTTGACAACATTGGGCACGGCATTGAGGGCGACAATACCGCAAGCATGGTCCAAGTGATCGAGCGAGCCGCCAGCTTTCTGGAAGAACAGCTGATCGGGCAGTAG
- the cutA gene encoding divalent-cation tolerance protein CutA, translated as MSVELLIGWTTCDNEDIAERMAQELVERDLVACVQLDPIRSIFKWKGEMDSHQELRLTLKFAPGKLKSIEAFLNANHPYENPEWVVVQAESASQKYLNWVQS; from the coding sequence ATGAGTGTAGAACTTTTGATTGGATGGACAACCTGTGATAATGAAGATATTGCTGAGCGCATGGCTCAGGAACTTGTGGAGCGAGATTTGGTCGCCTGTGTGCAGTTGGACCCGATTCGTTCCATTTTCAAATGGAAGGGGGAGATGGATAGTCATCAGGAGCTCCGCCTGACACTGAAATTTGCCCCCGGTAAATTGAAGTCGATTGAGGCTTTCCTCAACGCCAACCATCCTTACGAGAACCCGGAATGGGTGGTGGTACAGGCCGAATCGGCCAGCCAGAAATACCTGAACTGGGTGCAGTCCTAA
- a CDS encoding TatD family hydrolase has protein sequence MNPPLYDAHCHWADARLQAYWSEIAPHLEGIQLQGAVVNGTSPDDWPAVLALAERDSRVLPSIGLHPWRVNQAPAGWREQFLDALDRGARGIGEIGLDQWIEGHDIQRQQAAFRWQLKQAAERNLPASIHCLKATGPLLQTLRSVELPARGIHLHALNASLEVFDQLTALGAYFSFNSGQLKSGSHKVREAIRFLPADRILVETDAPDFLPPPEYRQFSLPKPPQGQEICHPANLCRTYEVIAELGNTSTEALAKQIEVNFLRFFGAPKG, from the coding sequence ATGAACCCACCGCTCTACGATGCACATTGCCATTGGGCCGATGCCAGACTCCAGGCATACTGGAGTGAAATCGCCCCACATCTGGAGGGTATCCAGCTGCAAGGTGCCGTGGTGAATGGCACCTCTCCGGACGACTGGCCCGCCGTCCTAGCCTTGGCCGAAAGGGACAGCCGCGTGCTGCCGAGTATCGGCTTGCATCCATGGAGGGTCAACCAGGCGCCTGCCGGTTGGCGTGAGCAATTTCTCGATGCCCTGGATCGGGGGGCCCGCGGCATCGGTGAAATAGGGCTGGATCAATGGATTGAGGGCCACGACATCCAACGTCAGCAGGCAGCCTTTCGCTGGCAACTCAAGCAAGCGGCTGAGCGTAATCTGCCGGCTTCAATCCACTGCCTGAAGGCGACGGGCCCCCTCCTCCAAACACTGAGATCGGTCGAGTTACCGGCCCGCGGCATCCATTTGCATGCGCTGAATGCATCGCTTGAGGTATTCGATCAACTCACTGCCCTCGGGGCCTATTTCTCATTCAACAGCGGCCAACTCAAATCCGGGAGCCACAAGGTCCGGGAGGCCATACGCTTCCTTCCGGCAGACCGGATCCTGGTCGAAACCGATGCACCCGACTTTCTCCCTCCGCCGGAATACCGCCAATTCAGCCTGCCGAAGCCTCCTCAAGGGCAGGAGATTTGCCATCCGGCTAACCTGTGCCGGACCTACGAAGTGATCGCAGAGCTCGGAAACACCTCGACAGAGGCGCTGGCAAAACAGATAGAAGTCAACTTTCTGCGGTTTTTCGGCGCGCCAAAAGGCTGA
- the rpmB gene encoding 50S ribosomal protein L28, translated as MARICAITGKRPMKGGRIIRKGLTKKSGGIGTSLVKNTRRKFRPNVQRVRVKLPSGQVKRMWVSAKAIKAGLVEKA; from the coding sequence ATGGCACGTATTTGCGCAATCACAGGTAAGCGCCCGATGAAGGGCGGACGCATCATCCGCAAGGGTTTGACCAAGAAGAGCGGCGGTATCGGCACGAGCCTCGTTAAGAACACTCGTCGCAAGTTCCGTCCGAACGTGCAGCGTGTTCGCGTCAAGCTCCCCAGCGGCCAAGTCAAGCGCATGTGGGTCTCCGCCAAGGCCATCAAGGCTGGTCTGGTCGAGAAGGCATAA
- the rplS gene encoding 50S ribosomal protein L19: MSQAILEDITKEQLLEGRNDFKVGDGVRVHLKVKEGDKTRIQVFAGIVIARKGAGIAETFTVRRIASGVGVEKVFPVNSPTIEKVEVDRESVTMRARMYYMRDRIGKAANQVKEKRLVEAR, translated from the coding sequence ATGAGCCAAGCAATCCTCGAAGACATCACCAAAGAACAACTTTTGGAAGGTCGCAACGACTTCAAAGTCGGCGACGGTGTTCGCGTACACCTGAAAGTTAAGGAAGGTGACAAGACCCGTATCCAGGTTTTCGCCGGTATCGTCATCGCCCGTAAGGGTGCCGGCATCGCGGAAACCTTTACCGTGCGCCGCATCGCTTCCGGTGTGGGTGTGGAGAAGGTATTCCCGGTCAACAGCCCGACGATCGAAAAGGTCGAGGTTGACCGCGAGTCCGTCACCATGCGCGCCCGCATGTACTACATGCGCGACCGTATCGGTAAGGCAGCCAACCAGGTGAAGGAAAAGCGCCTGGTCGAAGCCCGCTAA
- the trmD gene encoding tRNA (guanosine(37)-N1)-methyltransferase TrmD, producing the protein MRVDSTPAVMHIEFDLLTLFPQMVEGFFTSSMLGRGQRNGLIRASAHDLRSWATDKHHKTDEIPYGGGAGMVMKPEPIFAAVEELRRPETKVVYMAPDGEPLTSQLARELVQEKHLIILSGHYEGVDQRVRDSLIDREVSIGDYVLTNGTLAAAVLIDCVSRFIPGFLGDEKSLTEESFMTTLLGFPQYTRPADFRGMRVPEVLLSGNHAAIEKWRHEQQLEKTRDRRPDILENGDHHK; encoded by the coding sequence ATGCGGGTAGACTCGACGCCGGCCGTCATGCACATCGAGTTTGATCTTCTAACCCTCTTCCCGCAAATGGTGGAGGGTTTTTTTACGTCCAGTATGCTGGGGCGAGGCCAACGGAATGGGCTGATCCGCGCCAGTGCGCATGATTTGCGGAGCTGGGCGACGGACAAGCATCACAAGACGGACGAGATTCCCTACGGCGGGGGCGCGGGCATGGTGATGAAGCCCGAGCCGATCTTTGCTGCGGTCGAGGAATTACGCCGTCCCGAGACGAAGGTTGTGTACATGGCGCCTGATGGTGAACCACTTACGAGTCAATTGGCCCGTGAGCTGGTGCAGGAAAAGCACCTGATTATCCTGAGTGGCCATTATGAGGGCGTCGACCAGAGGGTGCGCGACAGCTTGATCGACCGGGAGGTCAGCATCGGGGATTATGTGCTGACCAACGGGACGCTTGCGGCGGCGGTTTTGATCGACTGTGTCAGTCGTTTTATCCCCGGATTTTTAGGTGATGAAAAATCCTTGACGGAGGAGTCTTTCATGACCACTTTGCTCGGCTTTCCTCAATACACGCGCCCTGCGGACTTCCGCGGAATGCGGGTTCCCGAGGTCCTACTATCAGGAAATCACGCCGCCATTGAGAAATGGCGACATGAGCAACAGTTAGAAAAGACCCGGGACAGGAGACCAGACATTTTAGAAAACGGAGACCACCACAAATGA
- the rpsP gene encoding 30S ribosomal protein S16: MALKIRLQRHGASHRPFYRMVVTEATARRDGRFVEVLGTYEPQAAKAQDELSLKLDRIDYWKSVGAKPTDTAASLIRKARREAPAEQAAE, translated from the coding sequence ATGGCACTCAAAATACGTCTTCAACGTCACGGCGCAAGCCACCGTCCTTTCTACCGTATGGTTGTAACGGAAGCGACTGCACGCCGTGATGGCCGCTTCGTCGAAGTTCTTGGCACTTATGAACCGCAAGCTGCCAAGGCTCAGGACGAACTGAGCCTCAAGCTGGATCGCATCGATTACTGGAAGTCCGTGGGCGCAAAGCCGACCGACACTGCAGCCAGCCTGATCCGCAAGGCCCGCCGCGAAGCTCCGGCCGAACAGGCCGCTGAGTAA